The Leptodactylus fuscus isolate aLepFus1 unplaced genomic scaffold, aLepFus1.hap2 HAP2_SCAFFOLD_392, whole genome shotgun sequence genome has a segment encoding these proteins:
- the LOC142188172 gene encoding zinc finger BED domain-containing protein 6-like: MEAPARHNFSKAEKEQSVQSAGSGAIEMSAGAAQWSFILLLSSTPLHWSHDSGDIITGPSFSTSSSLLRLVCCQVPIRCQDVAVYFSMEEWEYLEGHEDRYKEVMMEDPRPPRTSHDGSSRRNPPQRCPLYSQDCPEENVPDSQQGDHLINTKVEIKDEVKEETDFWANDVAPAERELLPRLPVLDEVDENSQHFNATEADLEDLTTGCGSSSGRGCRTGGHAGHRTRGKSRHWNSEWVQFHSFEESEKSGGEDYDLANDESVVDRTWQPAQGDNEMTSEEEDIGGGGDGDLNRRTAPLSKKPARGRPAASLGGGGGTGRFFASAAFGGSFVRSSPVWEFFCTLPNDKSMALCKICKKKISRGRAGTNVGTTSLRTHMKRHHQLIWQNRIGSVMQNEQDGPAPPHDKAASTASTWPLLSPSASVPPSSFHQTSIKECLPNKQQYASTHPMVRQLNLHLTKLLAVQSLPYHFVESIEFQQLMACAQPRWRIPSPHYFSKKAIPSLYHHVSENVGRSLDMSVWGKVHITIDTWSSNYGPGQYMAIRAHWVNVLNGSSDSAQMQQGQELVLSPPRLCRLSSNAKWSPSASSGSSSLDYFQSSTSPGQAVASIPSFHGCKVKRCHAVLQLISLDQTTHTAEELLCYIQKQISCWLSPHQLYLGSVVSDSGTNIVNALQLGKITHCSCMAHVLNLVVRRFINRYSGLKEVLLMARKVSAHFSRSYVAKNALLDLQRQNGLPLHRLICDVPTRWNSTLHMLERLCEQQKAVNDYCMQETTGTICYFEIRHWRLMREVCRLLKPFEEATKFVSRENCSISDVIPLIYILQETLTLMQQGMEEEQQLPSFGSQEQSFIQQELEVDEDLGCGVGPGTQRLEEEEDFFSDAEGGVEIPQPGEETDPYLCGDDDNQDQPWQATGSIHTLASMAGCMLHCLHTDKHSISIKQKDEYWIAVLLDPRYKSKMGEFFPASQREEKLAYYQDRLSTQLAAAFRETTASRLPGQETSVRSQSSSAVSTTAPSSRRKISSSQYSIWNMMNQKFFTSQRQPAPQQLTDTHRLHNQVQSYLDCSFTPEDNFDPMEFWASKLDKWQELAQFAMGVLSCPASSVKAERVFSAANGGGTPRRTKLSITSEEKITFVKMNRTWIGEDFQTPLADASE, encoded by the exons ATGGAGGCGCCTGCCCGACATAACTTCTCTAAAGCAGAGAAAGAACAAAGTGTCCAATCTGCTGGTAGCGGAGCCATCGAGATGTCGGCAGGTGCAGCTCAGTG gtccttcatcctgcTCCTCAGCTCCACCCCCTtgcactggtcacatgatagcggtgacatcatcacaggtccttcattttCCACTTCCTCTTCACTACTGAGGTTggtgtgttgtcaggttcctataaggtgtcaggatgtcgctgtctatttctccatggaggagtgggagtatttagaaggacacgaggatcggtacaaggaggtgatgatggaggacccccggcccccccggacatcacatg atggatccagtaggagaaatcccccccagagatgtcctctgtattcccaggactgtccggaggagaatgtcccagacagtcagcag GGTGACCATCTCATAAATACAAAGGTTGAGATTAAAGACGAAGTAAAAGAGGAAACTGATTTCTGGGCTAAtgatgtggcacctgctgagaGAGAACTTCTTCCACGTCTTCCTGTTCTTGATGAAGtggatgagaacagtcagcattTTAATGCAACAGAGGCAGACTTGGAAGATTTGACGACTGGATGTGGAAGTAGCAGTGGCAGGGGGTGTAGAACTGGTGGCCATGCTGGTCATAGAACTCGGGGGAAATCTAGACATTGGAATTCTGAGTGGGTGCAATTCCACAGCTTTGAGGAGTCTGAAAAAAGTGGTGGGGAAGACTATGACCTTGCCAATGATGAATCTGTTGTAGATAGGACCTGGCAACCAGCCCAGGGTGACAATGAGATGACGTCTGAGGAAGAGGatattggtggtggtggtgatggtgatCTGAATCGAAGAACAGCCCCACTATCAAAAAAACCTGCCAGGGGCAGACCTGCAGCAAGCTTGGGTGGAGGAGGTGGCACGGGAAGATTCTTTGCCAGTGCTGCTTTTGGTGGCAGTTTTGTACGGTCATCTCCCGTGtgggaatttttttgtacattaccaaacGATAAATCCATGGCactgtgcaagatctgcaagaaaaaaataagCCGAGGCcgtgcaggaacaaatgtaggaacgACTTCGCTCCgtactcacatgaaaaggcatcaccagctcatttggcaaaatagaattgGGAGTGTCATGCAAAATGAACAAGATGGTCCTGCTCCTCCCCATGACAAGGCCGCATCTACAGCTAGCACATGGCCATTGTTATCACCATCTGCTTCTGTCCCTCCTTCTTCATTCCATCAGACATCTATAAAGGAATGTTTACCCAACAAACAGCAATATGCGTCCACTCATCCCATGGTTCGTCAACTTAACTTGCACTTGACCAAATTGCTGGCAGTGCAGTCATTGCCCTACCACTTTGTAGAGTCCATTGAATTTCAACAACTGATGGCATGCGCTCAGCCTCGATGGAGAATACCTAGCCCCCATTATTTCTCTAAGAAAGCCATCCCTTCTTTATATCACCATGTGTCAGAGAATGTGGGCCGCTCCTTGGATATGTCTGTGTGGGGAAAGGTGCACATCACAATTGATacatggagcagcaattatggaccGGGGCAATACATGGCTATCAGagcccactgggtcaatgttttgaatGGCAGCAGTGATAGTGCACAAATGCAACAGGGTCAGGAACTAGTTCTATCACCACCGCGTTTGTGCAGGCTAAGTTCCAACGCCAAGTGGAGCCCATCCGCCTCCTCTGGTTCCTCTTCACTGGATTACTTCCAGTCCTCCACTTCCCCAGGTCAAGCTGTTGCTTCCATTCCCTCGTTTCACGGGTGTAAGGTGAAGCGATGTCATGCAGTTTTACAGCTAATAAGCCTGGATCAGACCACACACACAGCAGAAGAGCTGCTCTGCTATATCCAGAAGCAAATATCCTGCTGGCTGTCTCCCCATCAACTATACCTGGGAAGTGTTGTCAGTGACAGTGGCACGAATATTGTAAATGCTTTGCAGTTGGGTAAAATAACACATTGTTCCTGCATGGCTCATGTGCTTAATTTGGTAGTGCGCCGCTTTATAAACAGATATAGTGGTTTGAAAGAGGTTCTACTCATGGCCAGAAAAGTGTCTGCACATTTCAGCCGTTCTTATGTGGCTAAGAATGCCCTGCTGGACTTGCAGCGACAAAATGGCCTGCCCTTGCATCGTCTCATCTGTGATGTTCCAACTCGCTGGAATTCCACGTTGCACATGCTAGAGCGTCTGTGTGAACAGCAGAAGGCGGTAAATGATTACTGTATGCAGGAGACTACAGGGACAATATGTTACTTTGAAATCCGCCATTggaggctcatgagggaagtATGTCGCCTTCTGAAGCCCTTTGAAgaggccaccaaatttgtcagtAGAGAGAACTGCAgtatcagtgatgtcatcccgttaatatatatattacaggaaaCACTTACACTCATGCAGCAAGGGATGGAAGAAGAACAACAACTTCCATCTTTTGGTTCACAGGAACAGTCTTTCATACAACAGGAACTGGAGGTGGATGAAGATCTGGGTTGTGGTGTTGGACCTGGTACTCAAAGActtgaggaggaggaagactttTTTTCAGATGCAGAGGGGGGTGTTGAGATTCCACAGCCAGGAGAGGAGACTGACCCTTATCTGTGTGGAGATGATGATAATCAAGATCAACCATGGCAGGCCACTGGGTCCATACACACACTTGCAAGTATGGCAGGCTGCATGCTTCATTGCTTACATACTGACAAACATAGTATTAGCATCAAGCAGAAGGATGAGTATTGGATCGCTGTGCTCTTAGACCCCCGCTATAAATCCAAAATGGGTGAATTTTTCCCTGCCTCCCAAAGGGAAGAAAAATTAGcatattatcaggataggctcTCTACCCAGCTTGCCGCAGCTTTTAGGGAGACCACTGCCAGCCGCTTGCCTGGCCAGGAGACCTCTGTCCGCTCCCAGTCCTCCTCCGCGGTTAGCACCACAGCTCCGAGTAGCAGAAGGAAAATCAGCAgcagccagtacagtatctggaataTGATGAACCAGAAATTTTTCACTTCTCAGCGCCAACCAGCCCCACAGCAGCTAACTGACACGCACCGCCTGCACAACCAGGTACAATCGTACCTGGACTGTTCGTTTACTCCAGAAGATAACTTTGACCCCATGGAGTTCTGGGCCAGCAAATTAGACAAGTGGCAGGAGCTGGCTCAGTTTGCAATGGGCGTTTTATCTTGTCCAGCCTCAAGTGTGAAGgccgagagggtgttcagtgctgccaaTGGTGGAGGAACACCTAGGAGGACCAAACTGTCCATCACAAGTGaggaaaaaattacttttgtgaaaATGAATCGGACCTGGATCGGTGAGGATTTTCAGACCCCTCTGGCTGACGCTAGCGAATAG